The nucleotide sequence TCGCATACCTATAAACTGTCCACCTTCAAAAATCTCCATAGACTCGCAGGCAACTTCGCCTTCTACAGTGCCGGTACTGGTGATGTTTAGCTTGTCGCATTTGAGCTTTCCTTTGAAATTGCCTGCAACTTTTAGTTCAGAACAGCTTAGTTCTCCATCAATATAGCCATCGACTTCAATGGTTATTTTACCCGCCGAACTTATTTTTCCATTAACTTCACCACCAATTAAAGCCTCTCCTGCAAAATGGCATTCACCTGATAACTTTGTTCCTTGGGCTACAAAAGTTAACCCGGGGTTCGATCTCTTTTTTGCAAACATAAGCGTCTTAAATTGGCGTCTAGATGTAAACATATTAACCTTAAATTAACATTGGCGAAACCGTTAATTTGATGTTGTATTATGATTTGTTAGCTTTATAAAACTGTGGTCAAAGAGGTCATAAAGATAGCATTGTTAGGGCAGGGAGCTACACATGCCCCACAACCTGTGCATGCGTCGAGGTTGATATCTGGTCTAGGAGCCTGACCTATTACTGGTCTGAAAGATATAGCGCTGGAGTCACAGGCATCTTTACAGCTTTGGCACCAGATCCCTTGATTAGCAAGGCAGGTATTATTGACCGTTGCAGTAAGTTGCCAAGCTTGATCTTCGGTGTCGTTGAAGATCGTTTCGGGGCAGACCTCTACACATTTTTTACAGAAGGTGCACTCATCATCTTTAAAGTCGACTTCTGGAAACCCCCCATCCCCCTTAATTATGATGTTGGTTTCACAAATTTGGATACATTTATCACATCGGCTACAGACATCAGTAAACTCGATATCATCGCGGCTCCAGGGCGGGCGTACAGCATTGTTTTTTTTCCGACTAAAAAGTCGTCTTCTACTTTGGTTGATGAGACTCATCTGACGTACTCTTGTGTAAATGTATAAGACTTTGAGCTAGCAAACGTTTCGTTCAGGGAGCATTGCGCTAAGAAAAACAAAAATATAAATGCGAGGGCTTAATATTTAATACTTTTGCTTTTATCGCTGAGCTAACTCTGTCTATTTTGCTAGAACCTAGAACCTAGAACCTAGAACCTAGAACCTAGAATCAGCTAGTCATCCAGCCTAGAAGCTACGAGTAATCTAGCCTAGAATATTCATCTGTGAGCTCGTGTATCCATTTGGATTGGTCGATTGCCAATTCCAACTGCTGTTGGCCATATCTTCTAGCGTGTGAGTAGCTTGCCAACCTAACTCATTTCTAGCTTTTAATGGATCGGCATAACAGGCGGCAATATCACCGGGACGGCGAGCGACGACTTCATAGGGAATAGACTTTCCACAAGCTTTTTCAAATGCTTCAACCATGTCGATAACACTATAGCCCACACCAGTACCCAGGTTATAGGTTACAAGACCAGATTGAGTATTGAGTTTATCTAAGGCTTTTAAGTGACCAATTGCGAGATCGACAACATGAATATAGTCGCGTACGCCAGTACCATCATGAGTGTTGTAATCATCACCAAAGACACTGAGCTTTTTTCTTTTTCCTACCGCAACTTGTGCAATAAAGGGCATTAAGTTGTTTGGAATGTCGTTAGGATCTTCACCTATGCAGCCACTAGCGTGCGCGCCTACCGGGTTAAAGTAGCGTAATCTAGCGATATTCCAGCTCGGATCTGAGAGGTAAAGGTCTTGGAGAATGTTCTCGACCATCAACTTTGATTGACCATAAGGGTTCGTTGCCCCCGTCGGGAAGTCTTCAGTGATGGGCAAGCTTGCTGGATCACCATAGACCGTTGCTGAGGAGCTAAATACTAAGTTTTTGACATTATACTCAGCCATCACTTCGCATAAAACCAACGTACCTGAGACATTGGTTTCATAATAGCGAAGCGGTTGCGCTACTGATTCACCTACTGCTTTTAGACCTGCAAAATGAATAACGGAATGGATAGCGTGATCAGTGAATACTTTCTGAAGAAAAGCTTTATTAAGCACATCACCTTGGTAAAAAATGACTGATTTTCCAGTGATACTTTCGACTCTGTGTAGGGATTCAATGCTTGAGTTAATCAAATTATCGATAATAACGACGTCCTGATTGGCATTGAGTAGCTCTACTACGGTATGACTGCCGATATAGCCGGCACCACCTGTGACTAAAATCGTCATATCTATTTATCCTTGTCGAATTCGTTAACTAGTTGCTTAAGATACTGCTTGAAATCGTTGCCGATCTCTTTATGACGAAGTGCATGTTCTACATTGGCCTGCATATAGCCTTGTTTATTACCACAATCGTGGCTTTTTCCTTTCATGTAGTAGGCATTCACTGTTTGTTTTTCCATCAGCATGGCGATGGCATCGGTTAATTGGATCTCATCGCCTGCACCTGCTGGTGTCTTTGCTAATAAGGGCCAGATATCTGCTGGCAAAACATAGCGTCCGACAACCGCTAAGTTTGATGGGGCATCTTCTCTACTAGGCTTCTCAACCAATTGAGCAAGTGGAATCGACTCACCAGGTTGAAAGTCATGGCCATTCACATCGGCAATGCCGTATTGGTCTACTTGATCTTCAGGGATCCCTTCAACCATAATTTGGCCAGTTTCAGTTTGATTGTACAGCTTGACCATCTCGGCAAGGTTATCCTTGCGTAAATCGCAGCTGGCTTCATCAACTATAACATCGGGTAGAAGTACCGCAAAAGGTGCATCTCCAATTACAGATTTAGCACATAAAATAGCATGTCCTAATCCTTTGGCTTGTGATTGACGAACACTTATTACAGTGACCCCTTTAGGGCAGATTGATTGGACTTCAGAGAGCAACTGACGTTTTACCCGTCGTTCAAGTTGAGCTTCCAGTTCAAAACTAGTATCAAAATGGTTCTCTATTGGGTTTTTACTGGCATGGGTCACGAGTACAATTTCGTTGATACCAGCACTAATAGCTTCATTGACAACATATTGAATAAGCGGTTTATCAACGACTGGTAACATCTCTTTTGGGATAGCCTTCGTTGCTGGAAGCATCCTTGTTCCGAGTCCCGCGACGGGAATAACTGCTTTACTGATCTTATGTTGTTTCATTCTTATCCTTTCATGCACTTATAGCTCAATACCTCTATTTTAATAAACTGACACGGAAAAGCCATATTAATAGTGAACTTACCAAGGTATAGCGTTCATAATTTTTGTGGAAACAATTGATTACACTATAAGCATCTGTATATAAGTATATTTATGCAGTTCTCTTTTCTTGCGTAACTCTATCATTACATTTATAACGGTTAACTTGACTAGATAAAAAGTGTGGAGTGGTTAACAAAAAACGCACTTTGGTCAACTATGAAGATGGGATCCATAACATGTATAGAGAAGAATGAGTAAACAAACTGAGTATGTGGCTCGTTTGCCTGATGCAAATGGTCAGCTGCACTTTCCACAAAGTGAGCATGAAATTTGGCAAGCGCTATACAAGCGACAGCAGGGTAACTTACCCCAATTTGCCTGTGTAGAATATCAATTAGGATTGAAAGAGTTAGGGTTATCGAATGATAAGATCCCTCAGCTTTCTGATATCGATAAGATACTGTTAAATACCACAGGTTGGAGGACGGCAGCGGTACCAGCTCTTATCTCATTTGAGAAGTTTTTTGCGTTATTGGCAAACAAGGAATTTCCTGTTGCAACTTTTATTCGCAGCGAAGATGAGTTTGATTACTTACGTGAGCCGGATATTTTTCATGAAGTATTTGGGCATTGCCCTTTATTGACTAACCCATCATTTGCCCATTTCTCACATATATATGGCCAGTTAGGTCTGGCTGCGAGCAAGCAAGATCGCGTCTTTCTAGCTAGGCTATATTGGTTCACTGTGGAATTTGGTTTGATCCGTAATAAAGATAATTCGTTACAGATCTATGGCGGTGGAATTTTAAGTTCCCCAGGTGAAACACTTTATGTTATGGGGGATAAACCTGTGATTAAACCGTTTAATTTAGTGGATGTATTAAGAACTCCTTATCGTATCGATATTATGCAGCCCGTTTATTACGCTATTGATAGTATTGAGTATCTTGATGAGATAGTTAACATGGATATTATGGGCGCCGTGGATGAAGCTAAGAAGCTGGGTTTATTTGACCCTCTTTTTGAGCCTAAATGCAAAGCCAGTTAACAACGTTATAACTAAAATGAATAGAAATAAAACAATCTAAATTGAAGGATAGATAGATGACTAAATTAGCCGATATGAAGTGTGAAGCCTGTCAGGCTGACGCTCCGAAAGTAACCGACAGCGAGTTGGCTGAATTGATACGTTTAATTCCTGATTGGGGAGTCGAAGTGCGTGACGGGATTATGCAGTTAGAGCGTGTATATAAATTTAAGAATTTTAAGCTGGCTATGATATTTACCAATAAACTTGCTGAGCTAGCTGAAGAGGAATTTCATCATCCGGGGATCTTGACGGAATGGGGCAAGGTCACTGTCACCTGGTGGTCACACTCCGTTAAGGGGCTACACCGTAATGATTTCATCATGGCATCCAAGACTGACCAGTTACTTGATTAAAGTTTAAATTATTTAGTATCAGCAGGTTAACGTGTTTTCGCCTGCTGTTTTATCTCTTTGTTACACTTTGTACTGTAAACAAGACTTGCCACACTAATCATAACCTTTTAACGTATAGGCGTCTGAGGTCTGTGATTATCTTTCGCAATAGTCCTATTGCGATTAACAATTATCAATAACTCAGTATTCTCCCACGAAATAAATGTGTTTAATAAAGGGAAGTATACCAGTATGCGGCTGGAAGTATGTTGTGTGGACCGTGTGGGTCTAGCTAAAGATATATTAATGATTTTAGAAGGTTATGGGATTAATTTGCTCGCTATTGATGCCAGTAACCAAGGGTTTATCTATCTACAGTTTGCTGAGGTAAATTTCGATACTCTCAGTGAGCTTTTGCCTTTGATACGTAAAGTCGAAGGGGTGCATGATGTGCGTACGGTCTCTTTTATGCCGTCAGAGCAAGAGCATTATGCCTTGAAAACCTTGCTAAAAACGTTACCAGACTCTGTGTTCTCTATCGACGTAAAGGGCAGAGTGAGGATCGTGAATGAGTCGGCAACGATGATTATAGGGATGAATGAACATGAGATTTTGGATGAATCCCTTAACCATTGGGTGCAAGGATTTAACTTTAGCCGTTGGTTAAGTGAGAGTTTAGTACTGGCTCAGGCAACAAGAGTTAACATTGGCCAAAATGAATATTTGGCTGAGATGCTGCCTATCTATCTTCCTGATGAAAATGATAAATCTATTCTTGCAGGAGCCGTTGTTTCACTAAAATCTCCTGCAAGGGTCGGTAAACAGTTTAATGCGCTACAAAATCAAACAGTAGGTTTTGAAAATGTCTTAGTTACCAGTGACAAAATGAAAGAGGTGCTTGTTCAAGCACGCCGTATGGCACAGCTTGATGCACCACTTTTGATCACCGGTGAAACTGGGACAGGTAAAGAGCTCATGGCCAGAGCATGTCATGATGCGAGTATGCGTAGAGAATATCCGTTTATCGCGATTAACTGTGCTGCCTTGCCAGATAGTGCCGCTGAGGAGGAACTGTTTGGCTATGTCAGCAATGGTGAGATAGTTAAACGAGGTTTTTTCGAAGAGGGTAAAGGCGGAACGGTGTTTCTTGATGAGATCGCTGAAATGTCTAAAATGGCACAAGTGAAATTATTACGCCTTTTGCAAGATGGTACTTTTAGACGCTTGGGAGAAGATCAAGAAGTCAGGGCTGATGTTCGAATTATCTGCTCGACACAGAAAAATTTGGCTGAACTATGCCAGACGGGTGACTTCAGAGAGGATCTTTATTACCGCATACATGTACTCAGTTTTCACCTTCCATCGCTGCGTGAACGAAAAATGGATGTGATCCCTCTTACCGAGATGTTCCTTGAACATTATAGTCAACAATTGTCGATCCCGATCCGCAGGATCTCGGCTCAATGCCGTGAACATCTATTAAATTATGCTTGGCCAGGTAACGTCAGACAACTAAAAAATGCCATTTTTAGGGCTGTTTCTATGTGGGATGGCTCGGCTGAGTTAACCGTCGAACAGTTAAAATTACCTTCATATGCAGAAGGTTTTGGTTATTTCGACCATCAATTTGAGGGAAGTTTAGATCAGGCCATGAAGCAATTTGAGGCCAGTTTACTCAGAAGGCTCTACCCTGCCTATCCAAGTACACGCCAACTAGCGAAGAAGTTAGGTGTATCACACACCGCAATCGCGAATAAGCTTAGAGAATATAAGATAAGTAAACAAAAGTAGATGTAACAGCAAATTGCCACTTAAGTGTAGGGTTTTTCACCACAGTTTGTGGTAAAAGCCCAAGGGAGTCAGTGATGATTTAGCTGTAATTATTTGTTTACGAAATAACATGTCGACAGAAATGGTGTGATTTGTATCATGCTATTCCTATCGGCCTAAGCTTACTGTATTTCTATAATAATTATTGCGTCAAATCTCATGAAACAAACTCTATTTTGTTCAATGAGATTCAAGACAGGAGCAGGTATGAAGTTAGCCAGTTATAACAATGGTCGTCGTGACGGCCAATTGATGTTAGTAAGTAAAGATCTTACAAAAACAGTCGCAGTTCCCGCGATAGCTCATACGATGCAAGAACTGCTTGATGCGTGGCAGTTATTTCAGCCGCAATTGAGTGAATTGTATGATGCATTGAATGATGGCTTGATCGATAACGCTATCGATTTCGAAGAATCTAAATGTTTATCTCCGCTGCCAAGAGCATACCAATGGGCAGATGGTAGTGCTTATGTAAACCACGTTGAATTGGTTCGTAAGGCACGTGGTGCCCAGATGCCTGAAACGTTCTGGACAGATCCTTTGGTTTATCAAGGTGGCTCAGATTGTTTTATTGCACCAAAAGCCGACATTCCTTTGGCAAGCGAAGAGTGGGGCATTGATTTTGAATCTGAAATTGCCATTATCACTGATGATGTACCTATGGGAGTATCAACTGAAAATGCAGCAAAGCATATTAAGCTACTGATGTTAGTCAATGATGTTTCGCTGCGTAACCTGATCCCTGGCGAACTTGCTAAAGGTTTTGGTTTTTATCAAGCTAAGCCATCAAGCAGTTTCTCTCCTGTTGCAGTAACACCTGATGAGTTGGGTGTACGCTGGGAAGATTCTAAAGTACATTTACCATTAATCACTCACCTAAACCGTGAGCTATTTGGCCAACCTAATGCCGGCGTCGATATGACATTCAACTTTAGCCAGCTCGTATCCCATTTAGCTATGACTCGTCCATTGGGCGCAGGTGCGATTATTGGCTCCGGTACTATCTCAAACTATGATCGCAGTGCTGGTTCAAGCTGTTTAGCCGAAACGCGTATGCTGGAAACAATTGCTGATGGCAAGCCGTCAACATCATTTATGAAGTTTGGTGACAGGGTCCGCATTGAGATGCTTGATGACAATAATAAGACGATCTTTGGTTCGATCGATCAAAAGGTTGTCGAATATAAAGGGTAATTTCTAATTTATATTTTAAAAAGGTCAATTCATTGAATTGGCCTTTTTTGTACACATTTTTATTAAGGGATGGCATATGTTAAAGCTTTATGGATATTGGCGTTCGAGTGCCGCTTACCGAGTCAGAATTGCACTTAATTTCAAGGATCTAGAAGCTGAGCAAATTTCAGTTCATCTGGTAAAAGAGGGGGGCGAGCAGCATAAAGCAGACTATGCCAAGTTAAACCCACAGCAGTTAGTGCCAACTTTTATCGATACTGACTCCGATGATGTTAATGATGAGTTTGTTTTATCTCAGTCAATTGCGATTATTGAGTATCTAGATGAAAAGTATCCTGAAATGACTCTGTTGCCTCTGAATATGCAACACCGGGCTATTGTACGCTCAATGGCAATGTCGATTGCTTGTGAAATGCATCCACTCAATAATCTAAAAGTGCTTCAGTATCTTGCGAAAAAGCTTAACGTGGATGATGATGCAAAGTCGGCTTGGTATCATCACTGGATCCATGAAGGATTTTATGCGCTAGAGAAACAGCTTGAGAAGCATGCTGGTCAGTTCTGTTTTGGTGATTCAGTGACATTAGTTGATTTGTGTTTAATTCCTCAGGTATATAACGCCAATCGTTTTAATGTTGATTTACTGCTGTACCCGAACATTGTACGGATCACTCGAAACTGTAACGAACTGGATGCTTTTATTGATGCGGCTCCTGATAATCAAATTGATGCAAGCTAAGGTCAAATCAAAACTGATATTAATCACCTGTTTGCCATTAGAAAATTAACAAAAGCTTTGTCGGCGACACTGATCGGTTTGTGTTTTTTCCAGGCTATATGTAAGTCGAGAAAAACTGGAGGTTCAAACGGTTTAGCTAAGATCTCATCTTTATCGCTGATCACCATTTCAAGCACACTGGTGATCGCAAAACCTTGTGAAACGATCTGTTTTATCAAGTTAATAAGATTTGTTTCGAAACCTATGTTGGCCGTTAGGCCTAAAGCTGTGGCTTGAGATAGCATCCACTCTCTGTGGAAATAACCAGGTTTAAACATCACCAGCTCATGCTCAAAGAATTGTTTAATATTAACACTTTTGTGTTCAGCTAAAGGATGTTCTGGTCCAAGTGCGACAACCATTTGTTCAGTTAACAGTCGGTGACTCTCAAACTCAGGTTTAAGATCATGAGCCGTAATGATGGCGATATCGACCTCTTCTTGCATTAGCATCTTCAATGAATCACGAGTGCCACCCTCAAAGAGTGATAATTTTAGATCTGCATATTGGTGGCGAAATGCCATTAATCGACTCGGTAAGTAGAAAGATCCTAACATGCCGGGAACTGCAATTCTGACCTCACCTTTTGTAAGGTTTGCCATGGATTTGATATGGGCTTCAGCTTGCTTGAGCTGTTTGATGATAAGCAGTGCATGACTATGTAAAGCTGCCCCTTCAGCGGTAAGGGTGATTCTTTTCATACTGCGACTAACTAGGGTGACACCTAGTGAACCTTCTAACCGTTTGATGCTCTGACTCAAAGCGGGCTGAGCCATACTAAGACTCTCAGCAGCTTTGGTGAAGCTTCCATGTTTAGCAAGCGCATCTAAGTGATTGAGTTGACGTATATCCATAACAAATATCAATAGCTCTGATTATTTTAATCTATTATTGTTATATTAATGCCAATGTTAATCTATGTCTATTGAGTTTGTTTATTAAGTAGTTGTAGCAGATGTCGGTCAATAATAGCCAAGTGATCCATATAGATAACCCAGTTAAGCAAGGTCATTCCCTTACGGTGGTGCACAAGGGGGAGTTGCGTTTAATCTGGGGTCTTTCCATTGCGTCAATCATTGTTTATATAAACCTTTATTTAGTGCAAGGGATCTTGCCACTGATAGCCGATACATTTGATGTTGCAGTACCACAAGCTACTTTATTGCTGTCAGTGACCAGCTTTTCAATGGCTTTTTCATTGCTGTTTTATGCCGTTATATCCGATAGAGTGGGGCGCAGAATACCTCTACTTATCAGTTTGTACCTACTCTTACTCTCTGATTTACTGATGATGTTTGTGGGGGATTTT is from Shewanella sp. MTB7 and encodes:
- a CDS encoding bactofilin family protein, which gives rise to MFAKKRSNPGLTFVAQGTKLSGECHFAGEALIGGEVNGKISSAGKITIEVDGYIDGELSCSELKVAGNFKGKLKCDKLNITSTGTVEGEVACESMEIFEGGQFIGMRVREEIALLNTFEQKMDDDIEGELQSN
- the napF gene encoding ferredoxin-type protein NapF; its protein translation is MSLINQSRRRLFSRKKNNAVRPPWSRDDIEFTDVCSRCDKCIQICETNIIIKGDGGFPEVDFKDDECTFCKKCVEVCPETIFNDTEDQAWQLTATVNNTCLANQGIWCQSCKDACDSSAISFRPVIGQAPRPDINLDACTGCGACVAPCPNNAIFMTSLTTVL
- a CDS encoding 4a-hydroxytetrahydrobiopterin dehydratase produces the protein MTKLADMKCEACQADAPKVTDSELAELIRLIPDWGVEVRDGIMQLERVYKFKNFKLAMIFTNKLAELAEEEFHHPGILTEWGKVTVTWWSHSVKGLHRNDFIMASKTDQLLD
- a CDS encoding fumarylacetoacetate hydrolase family protein, encoding MKLASYNNGRRDGQLMLVSKDLTKTVAVPAIAHTMQELLDAWQLFQPQLSELYDALNDGLIDNAIDFEESKCLSPLPRAYQWADGSAYVNHVELVRKARGAQMPETFWTDPLVYQGGSDCFIAPKADIPLASEEWGIDFESEIAIITDDVPMGVSTENAAKHIKLLMLVNDVSLRNLIPGELAKGFGFYQAKPSSSFSPVAVTPDELGVRWEDSKVHLPLITHLNRELFGQPNAGVDMTFNFSQLVSHLAMTRPLGAGAIIGSGTISNYDRSAGSSCLAETRMLETIADGKPSTSFMKFGDRVRIEMLDDNNKTIFGSIDQKVVEYKG
- the galE gene encoding UDP-glucose 4-epimerase GalE, whose translation is MTILVTGGAGYIGSHTVVELLNANQDVVIIDNLINSSIESLHRVESITGKSVIFYQGDVLNKAFLQKVFTDHAIHSVIHFAGLKAVGESVAQPLRYYETNVSGTLVLCEVMAEYNVKNLVFSSSATVYGDPASLPITEDFPTGATNPYGQSKLMVENILQDLYLSDPSWNIARLRYFNPVGAHASGCIGEDPNDIPNNLMPFIAQVAVGKRKKLSVFGDDYNTHDGTGVRDYIHVVDLAIGHLKALDKLNTQSGLVTYNLGTGVGYSVIDMVEAFEKACGKSIPYEVVARRPGDIAACYADPLKARNELGWQATHTLEDMANSSWNWQSTNPNGYTSSQMNILG
- a CDS encoding LysR family transcriptional regulator; the protein is MDIRQLNHLDALAKHGSFTKAAESLSMAQPALSQSIKRLEGSLGVTLVSRSMKRITLTAEGAALHSHALLIIKQLKQAEAHIKSMANLTKGEVRIAVPGMLGSFYLPSRLMAFRHQYADLKLSLFEGGTRDSLKMLMQEEVDIAIITAHDLKPEFESHRLLTEQMVVALGPEHPLAEHKSVNIKQFFEHELVMFKPGYFHREWMLSQATALGLTANIGFETNLINLIKQIVSQGFAITSVLEMVISDKDEILAKPFEPPVFLDLHIAWKKHKPISVADKAFVNFLMANR
- the maiA gene encoding maleylacetoacetate isomerase; protein product: MLKLYGYWRSSAAYRVRIALNFKDLEAEQISVHLVKEGGEQHKADYAKLNPQQLVPTFIDTDSDDVNDEFVLSQSIAIIEYLDEKYPEMTLLPLNMQHRAIVRSMAMSIACEMHPLNNLKVLQYLAKKLNVDDDAKSAWYHHWIHEGFYALEKQLEKHAGQFCFGDSVTLVDLCLIPQVYNANRFNVDLLLYPNIVRITRNCNELDAFIDAAPDNQIDAS
- the tyrR gene encoding transcriptional regulator TyrR, coding for MRLEVCCVDRVGLAKDILMILEGYGINLLAIDASNQGFIYLQFAEVNFDTLSELLPLIRKVEGVHDVRTVSFMPSEQEHYALKTLLKTLPDSVFSIDVKGRVRIVNESATMIIGMNEHEILDESLNHWVQGFNFSRWLSESLVLAQATRVNIGQNEYLAEMLPIYLPDENDKSILAGAVVSLKSPARVGKQFNALQNQTVGFENVLVTSDKMKEVLVQARRMAQLDAPLLITGETGTGKELMARACHDASMRREYPFIAINCAALPDSAAEEELFGYVSNGEIVKRGFFEEGKGGTVFLDEIAEMSKMAQVKLLRLLQDGTFRRLGEDQEVRADVRIICSTQKNLAELCQTGDFREDLYYRIHVLSFHLPSLRERKMDVIPLTEMFLEHYSQQLSIPIRRISAQCREHLLNYAWPGNVRQLKNAIFRAVSMWDGSAELTVEQLKLPSYAEGFGYFDHQFEGSLDQAMKQFEASLLRRLYPAYPSTRQLAKKLGVSHTAIANKLREYKISKQK
- the phhA gene encoding phenylalanine 4-monooxygenase codes for the protein MSKQTEYVARLPDANGQLHFPQSEHEIWQALYKRQQGNLPQFACVEYQLGLKELGLSNDKIPQLSDIDKILLNTTGWRTAAVPALISFEKFFALLANKEFPVATFIRSEDEFDYLREPDIFHEVFGHCPLLTNPSFAHFSHIYGQLGLAASKQDRVFLARLYWFTVEFGLIRNKDNSLQIYGGGILSSPGETLYVMGDKPVIKPFNLVDVLRTPYRIDIMQPVYYAIDSIEYLDEIVNMDIMGAVDEAKKLGLFDPLFEPKCKAS
- the galU gene encoding UTP--glucose-1-phosphate uridylyltransferase GalU gives rise to the protein MKQHKISKAVIPVAGLGTRMLPATKAIPKEMLPVVDKPLIQYVVNEAISAGINEIVLVTHASKNPIENHFDTSFELEAQLERRVKRQLLSEVQSICPKGVTVISVRQSQAKGLGHAILCAKSVIGDAPFAVLLPDVIVDEASCDLRKDNLAEMVKLYNQTETGQIMVEGIPEDQVDQYGIADVNGHDFQPGESIPLAQLVEKPSREDAPSNLAVVGRYVLPADIWPLLAKTPAGAGDEIQLTDAIAMLMEKQTVNAYYMKGKSHDCGNKQGYMQANVEHALRHKEIGNDFKQYLKQLVNEFDKDK